GATTACAATgatacagttaaaaataatgattgtgTCGAGTAAAATAATGAGATCACAAGCGCGTCGCAGTCACGCACTTAGGGACAgagaaaattaagaaattctAGCGGAACAGATGCACGTATTGGAAATAGCGAAAGTTGTGGTTTATGTAAAATCgacctttatttatattatggtaACGATAGTGAAAAGTTGTATAAGTGATGAATATATGagtgtttataaaatgattaatttggCTGTCGTCAACAATCCCAACAATCCCTTGTGTTCTATGgattaaaacataatcaaccaaacattttataagaaacgTATCTCTTTTGtatatctttaattaatttctgtcTTCATTCCAACAATTCCTTtgatcttaaaaaaattataagaaggAAATGAATTCGCCTCGGAACTCTCTTGTCAATTAAACAATAACGATTATCATCTTGTGGTGTAGGCGGAGATCCTGTATTGAATTCTACCAACCTCGGGTTCAACGATTTAATGAACTTTATCCGCTTACAACCTACGGTTGTTGACAGGATATTTTAACTGCTCAATTATATCTTGCAAGTctgtacctacctacttacAGTAAATGTCTCATGCATTCTGTTGTCTTGGAATGTTGGTAAACACGAGGAATTTCACGATACTTCCGATGCTTCGttggtaatttaataaaaaatttatgtttagatACTTTCGTAGTACAagttattatacttttattatatttaaataaatggaaatagaaaatgcatttatttacatgacGTTTATACAATAGTAAATACAgtatattagaaatttaaaagctGCAATCTTTagtgtaaatattatagtgCCCGTAAGCTTTGTAAAAGAGATCCCAGAAAGCCATACTCTCCTTGTTTATTCGATACTCAATTTTTAGATCAGAATCAATAATCATATATGGTCGTGCATCCTTTCCCGCAGATTTCCACTTGATAGGCAATAAATCGTCTATCACAGGCGTTGGATCtctgaaaaaaaatagaacagcatggttataaatacaacattaatgtacctaatcaaaataaaaataatattaaagttgcCACTTAATGACAAGAAAAAGTCAAAGAATTATTAcccatattttacaaaattggaCCACATTCTTGAAATTCTATCAGTgagtaattgatttttttcattagcTTCCACAGCACCGCCGTATTTGAAAAGATATTTCAATTCTTCGTTGTGTCCCGCTTCGTCTTTTTCACTATCTCCGACATAACGAAATTCATATTGGTAAACCGGTTTcgcattttcttttaataagttAGCAGTAGTGCGTTCTATGGGATGTTTTAAAAGGAAATCCgtcaaaaatgtgtttaattcaaataataaatcttttgatATTGGTTCGTCACCAATGTAGAAATGTCGAGCAATTAGTGCAGCTTCTTCCATTTGTtcgttgtttaaataaaagctttcttttaaagtatcaataaatatactgGGCTTATAGTATTCATCATCTTCATTAGCATGAGAGCCTTGATACTCTTTGCTAGTCTGACCTATTAATATTGGCGTCCCTTTAACTTTCTTGGCATTTGAAAGAGAAAATGGATCCGTGTCTATGAAGTTCTCCACTCCACTAAATGATCTTTCTTTACATGGCCTTAATTGTAAATTCAAATCTGCAGCTGCGCCAGATACTAATTTGTGTGGTGTATCTTTGAGAAATTCTAACGCTTCAGATGTATCTGTGGTGTTGAATCCCAGGTGTAAAGCCAATTTTTTTGCGACATCAATATCCGCGTTGACAAATGAAACTGGTTTATGAGGAGTACCACTTTGAGCAATTACTTTATTGAAGAGCTTGTCTTTAGTGgaatataaatgaagtaaAGCAGATCCTGCACCTGCACTTTGCCCGCCAATGGTTACGTTATAAGGGTTACCACCAAACGCTCGTATATTTCTTCTAACCCATGTGAGGGCTTCATATTGGTCTTTAAGACCTTGGTTCCCGGGAACATTCGGTACATCTAGGCACATGAATCCATAGGGACCCAACCG
The sequence above is a segment of the Zerene cesonia ecotype Mississippi chromosome 17, Zerene_cesonia_1.1, whole genome shotgun sequence genome. Coding sequences within it:
- the LOC119833664 gene encoding esterase FE4-like, encoding MFQAARHHPGFGEEIFNAYDGSIECPQTVKSSMRSDSGANETLDCLRLNIYVPAIASSQNPLPVLVWIHGGIYAVGSASHYDPENLVRKGIVVVTINYRLGPYGFMCLDVPNVPGNQGLKDQYEALTWVRRNIRAFGGNPYNVTIGGQSAGAGSALLHLYSTKDKLFNKVIAQSGTPHKPVSFVNADIDVAKKLALHLGFNTTDTSEALEFLKDTPHKLVSGAAADLNLQLRPCKERSFSGVENFIDTDPFSLSNAKKVKGTPILIGQTSKEYQGSHANEDDEYYKPSIFIDTLKESFYLNNEQMEEAALIARHFYIGDEPISKDLLFELNTFLTDFLLKHPIERTTANLLKENAKPVYQYEFRYVGDSEKDEAGHNEELKYLFKYGGAVEANEKNQLLTDRISRMWSNFVKYG